The Tardiphaga alba genome includes a window with the following:
- the ftsZ gene encoding cell division protein FtsZ, which produces MTINLNVPDISELKPRITVFGVGGAGGNAVNNMITAGLQGVDFVVANTDAQALTMSKAQRIVQMGTQVTQGLGAGSQPDVGAAAAQEVIDEIRDHLTGANMVFVTAGMGGGTGTGAAPVIAKTARDMGILTVGVITKPFHFEGQRRMRTAEAGINELHKVVDTLLIIPNQNLFRVANEKTTFADAFAMADQVLYSGVACITDLMVKEGLINLDFADVRAVMKEMGKAMMGTGEATGEKRALTAAEAAIANPLIDDSSMKGAKGLLISITGGKDLTLFEVDEAATRIREEVDSDANIIVGATFDESLDGVIRVSVVATGIEQAQLARAPAPVSAPVAAVAAQPDTRLADLTARLRADNQRIAAAAAAKGAPVAAAPAPSAPRAPSNNHERAALAAIAAAVAPEAQQGNTYGDVTVRPIAQKPSLFPEAPRHEVQMEAPLPEQFIPQPAERAPVRAPRMPKFEELPMPAQAEIRQARGDADEEPQKQRLSLLQRLANVGLGRRDEESEAPVSGRAQAPAMAPMPPLPERKPQRSVAQQMGNEPPVSEYARRPAPQGLDSHGRPAPVAPAPQGDDHLDIPAFLRRQSN; this is translated from the coding sequence ATGACCATCAATCTCAACGTTCCTGATATCAGCGAGCTGAAGCCCCGTATTACCGTGTTCGGTGTCGGCGGCGCCGGCGGCAACGCCGTCAACAACATGATCACCGCCGGTCTGCAGGGCGTCGACTTCGTCGTCGCCAACACCGATGCGCAGGCGCTGACCATGTCGAAGGCGCAGCGCATCGTGCAGATGGGCACCCAGGTGACCCAGGGCCTGGGCGCCGGTTCGCAGCCGGATGTCGGCGCAGCCGCTGCGCAAGAGGTCATCGACGAAATCCGTGATCACCTCACGGGCGCCAACATGGTGTTCGTCACCGCCGGCATGGGCGGCGGCACCGGCACCGGCGCTGCGCCGGTCATCGCCAAGACCGCGCGCGACATGGGCATCCTCACCGTCGGCGTGATCACCAAGCCGTTCCACTTCGAAGGCCAGCGCCGCATGCGCACCGCCGAAGCCGGCATCAACGAGCTGCACAAGGTCGTCGATACCCTCCTGATCATCCCGAACCAGAACCTGTTCCGGGTTGCCAACGAGAAGACCACCTTCGCCGACGCCTTCGCGATGGCCGACCAGGTGCTGTATTCGGGCGTCGCCTGCATCACCGACCTGATGGTCAAGGAAGGCCTGATCAATCTCGACTTCGCCGACGTGCGCGCGGTGATGAAGGAGATGGGCAAGGCGATGATGGGCACCGGCGAAGCCACCGGTGAGAAGCGCGCGCTGACCGCCGCCGAAGCTGCCATCGCCAACCCGCTGATCGACGATTCGTCGATGAAGGGTGCGAAGGGCCTGCTGATCTCCATCACCGGCGGCAAGGACCTCACGCTGTTCGAAGTCGACGAAGCCGCCACCCGTATTCGTGAAGAGGTGGATTCGGACGCCAACATCATCGTCGGCGCCACCTTCGACGAGAGCCTCGATGGCGTGATCCGCGTGTCGGTGGTCGCCACCGGCATCGAGCAGGCCCAGCTGGCCCGCGCACCGGCCCCGGTTTCGGCGCCGGTCGCAGCCGTCGCCGCGCAGCCGGACACCCGTCTCGCTGACCTGACCGCCCGCCTGCGCGCCGACAACCAGCGCATCGCCGCTGCTGCCGCCGCCAAGGGCGCGCCAGTCGCCGCCGCGCCGGCGCCGTCCGCTCCGCGCGCACCGTCCAACAATCACGAACGCGCCGCCCTCGCCGCCATCGCTGCCGCGGTTGCGCCGGAAGCGCAGCAGGGCAACACCTATGGTGACGTGACGGTCCGCCCGATCGCCCAGAAGCCGTCGCTGTTCCCGGAAGCGCCGCGCCATGAAGTGCAGATGGAGGCTCCGCTTCCGGAGCAGTTCATCCCGCAGCCGGCTGAACGCGCTCCGGTTCGTGCCCCGCGCATGCCGAAGTTCGAGGAACTGCCGATGCCGGCCCAGGCCGAGATCCGCCAGGCCCGCGGCGACGCCGATGAGGAACCGCAGAAGCAGCGCCTGTCGTTGCTGCAGCGCCTCGCCAATGTCGGCCTCGGCCGCCGCGATGAAGAATCGGAAGCCCCGGTGTCCGGTCGTGCACAGGCTCCCGCCATGGCCCCTATGCCGCCGCTGCCGGAGCGCAAGCCGCAGCGCTCGGTCGCTCAGCAGATGGGTAACGAGCCGCCGGTGTCCGAATATGCGCGCCGTCCGGCCCCGCAGGGCCTCGATTCGCACGGTCGTCCGGCGCCTGTGGCCCCGGCACCACAGGGCGACGATCATCTGGATATCCCGGCCTTTTTGCGCCGCCAGTCGAACTGA
- the lpxC gene encoding UDP-3-O-acyl-N-acetylglucosamine deacetylase has product MTFSRQTTLGAQATVTGVGVHSGKPVNLTLGPAPVDAGYIFVRTGLEGPDREVQATAKSVIATAFATVLGDQDGPIVSTAEHVLAALRGMGIDNATIEVDGPEVPIMDGSAAAFVAAIDQAGVVEQGARRRFIQVLKPVQLAIGDSFGEFRSHAAGFRAEIEINFNNPVIGRQSYVLDLNPETFRRDVARARTFGFVNDVARLSSAGYALGASFENSVVFDDTKLLNAEGLRYADECARHKVLDAIGDLALAGLPILGAYRSVRGGHKLNNEVLRALLADRSAWKIVEADAVSVQAPARRGRATADVSSGVLGGLAPAFGPDVS; this is encoded by the coding sequence ATGACTTTCAGCCGACAGACCACGCTTGGAGCGCAAGCCACCGTGACCGGTGTCGGCGTCCATTCCGGAAAACCTGTCAACCTGACCCTCGGCCCCGCTCCCGTCGATGCCGGTTATATCTTCGTCCGCACCGGGCTTGAAGGTCCGGATCGCGAAGTTCAGGCCACTGCCAAATCCGTCATCGCCACTGCATTTGCCACCGTGCTCGGCGATCAGGACGGTCCAATCGTTTCCACCGCTGAACACGTTCTCGCCGCGCTGCGTGGTATGGGCATCGACAACGCCACCATCGAAGTGGATGGCCCGGAAGTGCCGATCATGGATGGTTCGGCAGCAGCTTTCGTCGCCGCCATCGATCAGGCCGGCGTGGTGGAGCAGGGCGCCCGCCGCCGCTTCATCCAGGTGCTGAAGCCGGTTCAACTCGCCATTGGCGATAGTTTCGGTGAATTCCGCTCCCATGCTGCCGGCTTCCGCGCCGAGATCGAAATCAACTTCAACAATCCCGTCATCGGCCGTCAGAGCTATGTGCTCGATCTCAATCCCGAGACTTTCCGCCGTGACGTTGCCCGCGCCCGCACCTTCGGCTTCGTGAATGACGTGGCCCGCCTTTCCAGCGCCGGTTATGCGCTTGGCGCCTCCTTCGAAAATTCGGTCGTGTTCGACGACACCAAGCTCCTCAATGCCGAAGGCCTGCGCTACGCCGACGAATGTGCCCGCCACAAGGTGCTGGATGCGATTGGCGATCTCGCTTTGGCTGGCCTGCCGATCCTCGGTGCCTACCGCTCGGTGCGTGGCGGCCACAAGCTCAACAACGAAGTCCTGAGAGCGCTGCTGGCCGATCGCTCGGCCTGGAAGATCGTCGAAGCCGACGCCGTGTCCGTTCAGGCGCCTGCGCGCCGTGGCCGCGCCACCGCCGATGTCAGCAGCGGCGTGCTGGGCGGCCTCGCTCCGGCATTCGGGCCGGACGTGTCCTGA
- a CDS encoding outer membrane protein assembly factor BamD, translated as MSAQRFALSFRDELSRLKRPLRLAVGLIVLAVPLAGCGTGALWDKFAKKDDQFVDEPADKLYNEGLYLMNQSKDTKAAAKKFEEVDRQHPYSEWARKSLLMSAYAAYQSADYDTCIGSATRYVTLHPGSPDAAYAQYLIAASHYDQIPDISRDQGRTEKAMAALEEVIRKYPTSEYATSAKQKLEGAKDQLAGKEMDIGRYYMKKRDYTAAINRFKTVVTQYQTTRHVEEALMRLTEAYMTVGVVGEAQTAAAVLGHNFPDSKWYQDAYNIVKSGGLEPSENKGSYISRAFKRIGLG; from the coding sequence ATGTCGGCACAGCGTTTCGCGCTTTCCTTTCGTGATGAACTCTCCCGCCTCAAGCGCCCGTTGCGGCTCGCTGTTGGCTTGATCGTGCTTGCCGTGCCGCTGGCCGGCTGCGGCACCGGTGCGCTCTGGGATAAGTTCGCCAAGAAGGACGACCAGTTCGTCGATGAACCCGCGGACAAGCTCTATAATGAGGGCCTGTACCTCATGAACCAGAGCAAGGACACCAAGGCCGCCGCGAAGAAGTTCGAGGAAGTCGATCGCCAGCATCCGTATTCGGAATGGGCGCGCAAATCGCTGCTGATGTCCGCTTACGCCGCCTATCAGTCCGCCGACTACGACACCTGCATCGGCTCGGCCACGCGCTACGTGACGCTGCATCCCGGCAGCCCGGATGCGGCCTATGCGCAATATCTGATCGCCGCTTCGCATTACGACCAGATCCCGGACATCTCGCGCGACCAGGGCCGTACCGAAAAGGCGATGGCCGCGCTCGAGGAAGTCATCCGCAAATATCCGACCTCGGAATATGCGACCTCCGCCAAGCAGAAGCTTGAAGGCGCGAAGGACCAGCTGGCCGGCAAGGAAATGGATATCGGCCGCTATTACATGAAGAAGCGCGACTACACGGCGGCGATCAACCGCTTCAAGACCGTGGTGACGCAGTACCAGACCACCCGCCATGTCGAGGAGGCGCTGATGCGCCTGACCGAGGCCTATATGACCGTTGGCGTGGTCGGCGAGGCGCAGACCGCCGCCGCCGTGCTTGGCCACAACTTTCCTGACAGCAAGTGGTACCAAGACGCGTACAATATAGTAAAGTCGGGCGGTCTCGAACCGAGCGAGAACAAAGGCTCCTATATTTCAAGGGCCTTCAAGCGAATCGGCCTCGGCTAG
- the recN gene encoding DNA repair protein RecN, whose amino-acid sequence MLARLSIRDIVLIERLDIEFARGLAVLTGETGAGKSILLDAFALALGGRGDAGLVRHGVEQGQITAAFDLAPGHPALSILKANGFDDDSGEMILRRVQLADGRTRAYINDQTVSVQTLKAVGAALVEIHGQHDDRALVDAATHRRLLDAFAGLDKDVAALETLWDARKTAYTALETHRANMERAARDADYLRHSADELKKLNPKDGEETQLAERRTGMMQGEKIASDLREAQEAVSGPNSPISALAAAVRRLERRAGSSPALVEPAVKAIDVAINALEEADQHLSAALIAADFDPAELERIEERLFALRAAARKFSTPVDGLAALAAKFYADVASIDAGAGQLTKLEKAAVETDAKYAAAAAKLSAARIKSAEKLNKAVIAELAPLKLERAKFITQVDTDAAAPGPQGIDRVEFWVQTNPGTRPGPMMKVASGGELSRFLLALKVVLSDKGSAPTLVFDEIDTGVGGAVADAIGARLGRLAGKVQVMAVTHAPQVAARADQHLLISKAALDKGKRVATNVNTLADDHRREEIARMLAGAEITAEARAAADRLLKGAA is encoded by the coding sequence ATGCTCGCCCGTCTGTCGATCCGTGACATCGTCCTGATCGAGCGGCTCGATATCGAATTCGCGCGCGGCCTCGCGGTGCTCACCGGCGAGACCGGCGCCGGCAAATCCATTCTGCTTGATGCGTTCGCGCTGGCCCTTGGCGGCCGCGGCGATGCCGGCCTGGTCCGCCACGGCGTGGAGCAGGGCCAGATCACCGCCGCCTTCGATCTCGCCCCCGGCCATCCCGCGCTCTCCATCCTCAAGGCCAATGGCTTCGACGACGACAGTGGCGAGATGATACTGCGCCGCGTACAGCTCGCTGACGGCCGCACCCGCGCTTACATCAACGACCAGACCGTCAGTGTGCAGACCCTCAAGGCGGTCGGCGCCGCACTGGTCGAAATTCACGGCCAGCATGATGACCGCGCCCTCGTGGACGCCGCCACCCATCGCCGCCTGCTCGATGCTTTTGCCGGGCTAGACAAGGATGTCGCCGCGCTGGAAACGCTGTGGGATGCCCGCAAGACCGCCTATACGGCGCTCGAAACCCATCGCGCCAATATGGAGCGCGCCGCCCGCGACGCCGATTATCTCCGCCATTCCGCCGATGAGCTGAAGAAGCTCAATCCGAAGGATGGTGAGGAGACGCAGCTCGCCGAGCGCCGCACTGGCATGATGCAGGGGGAGAAAATTGCCTCCGATCTGCGCGAGGCGCAGGAAGCGGTGTCCGGCCCGAATTCGCCGATCTCGGCGCTGGCCGCCGCCGTGCGGCGGCTGGAGCGCCGTGCCGGCTCGTCGCCAGCTTTGGTCGAGCCCGCGGTGAAGGCCATCGACGTCGCCATCAATGCGCTGGAGGAGGCCGACCAGCATCTGTCCGCTGCGCTGATCGCCGCCGATTTCGACCCTGCCGAACTCGAGCGCATCGAGGAACGCCTGTTTGCGCTGCGCGCTGCGGCCCGCAAATTCTCGACGCCTGTTGATGGGTTGGCCGCGCTGGCCGCGAAGTTCTACGCCGATGTCGCCAGCATCGATGCCGGTGCCGGTCAGCTTACGAAGCTGGAAAAGGCCGCGGTCGAGACCGACGCGAAATACGCTGCTGCCGCCGCAAAACTCTCGGCGGCGCGCATCAAATCGGCCGAGAAGCTCAACAAGGCTGTCATCGCCGAGCTCGCGCCGCTCAAGCTGGAGCGCGCCAAGTTCATCACCCAGGTCGATACCGATGCGGCCGCGCCTGGCCCGCAGGGCATCGACCGCGTCGAATTCTGGGTGCAGACCAATCCCGGCACGCGTCCGGGCCCGATGATGAAGGTCGCCTCCGGCGGCGAACTTTCGCGTTTCCTCTTGGCGTTGAAAGTGGTGCTGTCCGACAAGGGCTCGGCGCCGACTTTGGTGTTCGACGAGATCGACACGGGTGTCGGCGGCGCGGTGGCGGACGCCATCGGCGCACGGCTCGGCCGCCTGGCCGGCAAGGTGCAGGTGATGGCCGTGACCCATGCGCCGCAGGTGGCAGCAAGGGCAGACCAGCATCTGCTGATCTCCAAAGCCGCCCTCGACAAGGGGAAGCGCGTCGCCACCAACGTCAACACGCTGGCCGACGACCACCGCCGCGAGGAAATTGCACGTATGCTGGCGGGCGCGGAGATTACCGCCGAAGCAAGGGCGGCCGCGGATCGATTGTTGAAAGGCGCCGCGTAG
- the ligA gene encoding NAD-dependent DNA ligase LigA: MAKSPKTPPDISTLTKPKAKVELMRLSLEMEAHNKRYYQDDAPTISDADYDALRQRVEAIEAKFPDLVQSDSPTQTVGAAPARGFAKIQHAVPMLSLGNAFSDEDVTEFVERIQRFLKLDEIPALVAEPKIDGLSLSLRYENGELIHAATRGDGFTGEDVTANVRTIKDIPEKLKGKHIPASCELRGEVYMLKSDFLALNKKQEEAGDTVFANPRNSAAGSLRQKDVSITASRPLKFFAYAWGEMSDYPMPEPTQHAMIDWLHKAGFTVNPEITLCKSVDDALTFYRRIGEIRAKLGYDIDGVVYKVDRIDWQARLGFAGRAPRWAIAHKFAAEQATTVLEKIDIQVGRTGALTPVARLVPITVGGVVVSNATLHNADYIKGIGNDGQTLRDGVDIREGDTVIVQRAGDVIPQVVNVILDKRPTTAKPYAFPDKCPVCGSHAIRENDEVVTRCTGALVCPAQAVEKLKHFVSRLAFDIDGLGDKQIQEFYDEGIIMHPVDIFTLAKRDERNSKKLRDREGYGEVSVRNLFAAIDERRKIELNRLIFALGIRHIGEGNAKLLARHYGSFAAFRDAMLAAAAGQGEEGNTSEAYQDLNNIGGVGEIVADAVVEFFAEARNVKALDELLGEIEVLDVAQAKTDTPVAGKTVVFTGSLTKFTRDEAKASAERLGAKVAGSVSKKTDYVVAGEDAGSKLTKARDLGVAVLTEDEWLALIGG, from the coding sequence ATGGCAAAATCTCCGAAAACTCCCCCCGACATTTCCACGCTCACCAAGCCGAAGGCCAAGGTTGAGCTGATGCGGCTGTCGCTGGAGATGGAGGCGCATAACAAGCGCTATTATCAGGACGATGCGCCGACGATTTCCGACGCCGACTACGACGCACTGCGTCAGCGGGTCGAAGCGATTGAAGCGAAATTCCCCGATCTCGTGCAGTCGGACTCGCCGACGCAGACCGTTGGCGCTGCGCCTGCACGCGGCTTCGCCAAAATCCAGCACGCGGTGCCGATGCTGTCGCTTGGCAACGCGTTCAGCGACGAGGACGTCACCGAATTCGTGGAGCGCATCCAGCGCTTCCTCAAGCTCGATGAAATTCCCGCGCTCGTCGCCGAGCCGAAGATCGACGGCCTTTCGCTGTCGTTGCGTTACGAGAATGGCGAACTGATCCATGCCGCCACTCGCGGCGATGGTTTTACGGGCGAGGACGTTACCGCCAATGTCCGCACCATCAAGGACATTCCCGAGAAGCTGAAAGGCAAGCACATCCCCGCGAGCTGCGAGCTGCGCGGCGAGGTGTATATGCTCAAGAGCGACTTCCTCGCGCTCAACAAGAAGCAGGAAGAAGCCGGCGACACGGTCTTCGCCAATCCGCGTAACTCCGCAGCTGGCTCGCTGCGCCAGAAGGACGTCTCGATCACCGCGTCGCGTCCCTTAAAATTCTTCGCCTATGCCTGGGGTGAAATGTCGGACTATCCGATGCCGGAGCCGACCCAGCACGCCATGATCGACTGGCTCCACAAAGCCGGCTTCACCGTCAATCCCGAGATCACGCTCTGCAAAAGCGTCGATGACGCGCTGACCTTCTATCGTCGCATCGGCGAGATCAGGGCCAAGCTCGGCTATGACATCGATGGCGTCGTCTACAAGGTCGATCGTATCGACTGGCAAGCGCGGCTTGGTTTCGCCGGCCGCGCGCCACGCTGGGCCATCGCGCATAAATTTGCGGCCGAGCAGGCGACGACGGTGCTTGAAAAGATCGACATCCAGGTCGGCCGCACGGGCGCGCTGACGCCGGTGGCGCGGCTCGTGCCGATCACCGTCGGCGGCGTCGTGGTGTCGAATGCCACGCTGCATAACGCCGATTACATCAAGGGCATTGGCAATGACGGCCAGACGCTGCGCGACGGCGTCGATATCCGCGAGGGCGACACGGTAATCGTGCAGCGCGCGGGCGACGTCATTCCGCAGGTCGTGAATGTCATTCTCGACAAGCGCCCGACAACGGCAAAACCTTACGCCTTCCCCGACAAGTGCCCGGTCTGCGGCAGCCATGCCATCCGCGAAAATGATGAGGTCGTCACCCGCTGCACCGGCGCGCTGGTCTGTCCCGCTCAAGCGGTAGAGAAGCTCAAGCATTTCGTCTCGCGCTTGGCCTTCGACATCGACGGTCTCGGCGACAAGCAGATCCAGGAATTTTACGACGAGGGCATCATCATGCACCCCGTCGATATCTTTACGCTGGCGAAACGCGACGAGCGCAACAGCAAGAAGCTGCGAGACCGCGAAGGCTATGGCGAAGTCTCGGTGCGCAACCTGTTTGCCGCCATCGACGAGCGCCGGAAGATCGAACTCAATCGCCTGATCTTCGCGCTCGGCATCCGCCATATCGGCGAAGGTAATGCAAAGCTGCTCGCCCGCCACTACGGTTCGTTTGCCGCGTTCCGCGATGCGATGCTGGCGGCAGCGGCCGGGCAGGGTGAGGAAGGCAACACGTCGGAAGCCTATCAGGATCTCAACAATATCGGCGGCGTCGGCGAGATCGTGGCCGATGCAGTCGTCGAGTTCTTCGCCGAGGCACGCAACGTGAAAGCGCTGGACGAGTTGCTAGGCGAGATCGAGGTGCTCGACGTCGCGCAGGCGAAGACCGACACGCCGGTCGCTGGCAAGACGGTGGTCTTCACGGGCTCGCTGACGAAGTTCACCCGCGACGAAGCGAAGGCGTCGGCCGAGCGGCTGGGTGCGAAGGTTGCCGGCTCTGTATCGAAGAAGACGGACTATGTCGTCGCCGGCGAGGATGCCGGATCGAAGCTGACCAAGGCGCGGGATCTTGGTGTGGCGGTGCTGACGGAAGACGAGTGGTTGGCGCTGATCGGGGGATGA
- a CDS encoding multidrug effflux MFS transporter produces the protein MTTENVDPTRSRVMLLLLVVMTGIAPITLYMLVPALPELARTFDADISIAQMTVSLFMVGLAFSQLIMGPLSDRFGRKPVLLAGLSLMVIAGIGSSFATTLPQLIAARFFQALGGATGMVMSRAIIRDLYPRERVGPMISLVIAVMMIAQMLSPLAGGLLETGFGWRAIFYTVTAASLIVTLAIAVLLPETRKRATTDAGSSGFVADSKVLFGSRAFIGYLFCYVMASWIIFTFAGGGPYVVVNQMGRSSAEYGAWFATSGLAYLVGNLACVRFAPRRSIEQLIWFGLALQFGGALLNVVWGLTGLNQSPLWLFLTHMIVMFGNAFVMSNGAAGALSIRPHAAGTASGMMGFMQMGFGSLCSQGGAWLGGHFATPVALNLSLVVLSCGCAAAMIFLVPRRKVVVTEKMVEKAEEKSGLM, from the coding sequence ATGACGACAGAAAACGTGGATCCCACGCGCTCACGCGTCATGCTGCTTCTGCTGGTCGTAATGACCGGCATCGCGCCGATCACGCTTTACATGCTGGTCCCTGCGCTGCCAGAACTGGCTCGCACTTTCGACGCCGACATCTCCATCGCGCAGATGACGGTGTCACTGTTCATGGTCGGGCTGGCCTTCTCTCAGCTCATCATGGGGCCGCTGTCGGATCGGTTCGGTCGCAAGCCGGTGCTGCTGGCCGGGCTCAGCCTGATGGTGATTGCCGGCATCGGATCGAGTTTTGCGACCACGCTACCGCAGTTGATCGCGGCGCGTTTCTTCCAGGCGCTCGGCGGCGCCACGGGCATGGTGATGAGCCGTGCCATCATCCGCGATCTCTATCCCCGTGAACGCGTGGGGCCGATGATCAGCCTCGTCATCGCCGTCATGATGATCGCGCAGATGCTGTCGCCGCTGGCCGGCGGCTTGCTCGAAACCGGTTTCGGCTGGCGCGCGATCTTCTACACGGTGACCGCGGCGTCGCTGATCGTAACCCTGGCGATCGCCGTCCTGCTGCCGGAGACACGCAAGCGCGCAACCACTGATGCCGGCAGCAGCGGCTTTGTCGCCGATTCAAAAGTGCTGTTCGGCAGCCGCGCCTTCATCGGCTATCTCTTCTGCTATGTGATGGCCTCGTGGATCATCTTCACCTTCGCCGGCGGAGGGCCCTATGTCGTCGTCAACCAGATGGGCCGCAGCTCTGCCGAATATGGCGCATGGTTCGCAACCTCCGGCCTTGCTTACCTTGTCGGCAATCTCGCTTGCGTGCGCTTTGCGCCGCGCCGGTCCATCGAGCAGCTCATCTGGTTCGGCCTCGCACTGCAATTCGGCGGCGCGCTACTGAATGTCGTGTGGGGGCTGACCGGGCTCAATCAGAGCCCGTTATGGCTGTTCCTCACCCATATGATCGTGATGTTCGGCAATGCCTTCGTGATGTCGAACGGCGCGGCCGGCGCGCTCAGTATTCGCCCGCACGCGGCCGGCACGGCATCGGGCATGATGGGTTTCATGCAGATGGGTTTTGGCTCGCTGTGCTCGCAGGGCGGTGCCTGGCTCGGCGGGCATTTCGCAACGCCGGTCGCGCTGAATTTGTCGCTGGTCGTGCTGTCCTGCGGCTGCGCGGCGGCGATGATCTTTCTCGTGCCACGGCGCAAGGTGGTCGTGACGGAGAAGATGGTGGAGAAGGCGGAAGAGAAGAGCGGGCTGATGTAG
- a CDS encoding aminopeptidase P family protein: MFEAHFQTFEEPEGGVALTARLAAFREELLRRKLTGFVIPRADQQQNEYVPPADERLAWLTGFTGSAGMAVVLLQDAAVFVDGRYTVQAPKQVDTNAWSIQSLVEPPPESWLADRLKPEDRLGFDPWLHTTAAAERLKAACTKAGAELVAVDTNPVDAVWHERPAPPLGAVTIHPMEYAGESESDKLERIREEIARLGVDAIVLSDSHAVAWTFNIRGADVSHTPLPLSYALVPKDGRPRIFIDHRKLSNSSRNHLEAAADVQEPDALATSLRDLAASGASIALDGATAADALSRLITDAGGKPVRSSDPIAMLKAMKNKVEIKGTVTAHRRDAVALAKFLAWVDREAPKGGLTEIDTVEALETFRRGTGALKDVSFPTIAGTGPNGAIVHYRVTRKSNRRIAPGDLLLIDSGAQYEDGTTDVTRTIAIGEPTDEMRDRFTRVLRGHIAIARAVFPDGTTGAQIDSFARQFLWHAGLDFAHGTGHGVGSYLSVHEGPARISKLGTTPLKRGMILSNEPGYYKTDAFGIRIENLELVVEARIEGAEQPMNEFETLTLAPIDRRLINAHRISKRELSWINDYHARVRREITPLLDDEETRTWLHAATEPLVSSE; encoded by the coding sequence ATGTTCGAAGCTCATTTCCAGACCTTTGAAGAGCCCGAGGGCGGCGTCGCGCTGACTGCGCGACTGGCTGCATTCCGCGAGGAATTGCTGCGGCGGAAGCTGACCGGCTTCGTGATTCCCCGCGCCGACCAGCAGCAGAACGAATATGTGCCGCCCGCCGACGAGCGGCTGGCCTGGCTCACCGGCTTCACCGGCTCGGCCGGCATGGCGGTGGTGCTCTTGCAGGACGCCGCCGTGTTCGTCGATGGCCGCTACACCGTACAGGCGCCCAAACAGGTCGATACGAATGCCTGGAGCATCCAGTCGCTGGTCGAGCCGCCGCCGGAAAGCTGGCTTGCCGATCGCCTGAAACCGGAAGATCGCCTCGGCTTTGATCCATGGCTGCACACGACAGCGGCAGCCGAGCGCCTGAAAGCCGCCTGCACGAAAGCCGGCGCGGAGCTGGTAGCGGTCGACACCAACCCCGTCGATGCGGTCTGGCATGAACGCCCGGCACCGCCGCTCGGTGCCGTCACGATCCACCCGATGGAATATGCCGGCGAGAGCGAAAGCGACAAACTCGAGCGCATCCGCGAGGAGATCGCGCGGCTCGGTGTCGATGCCATCGTGCTGTCGGATTCGCACGCGGTGGCTTGGACCTTCAACATCCGTGGCGCCGACGTCTCGCATACGCCGCTGCCGCTGTCCTATGCGCTGGTGCCGAAGGACGGCCGGCCGCGGATCTTCATCGATCACCGCAAGCTGTCCAACAGTTCGCGCAACCATCTCGAAGCCGCCGCCGATGTGCAGGAGCCGGATGCGCTCGCCACGTCGCTGCGCGACCTCGCCGCATCAGGCGCGTCCATAGCGCTCGACGGCGCAACGGCAGCGGATGCGCTGAGCCGCCTCATCACCGACGCCGGCGGCAAGCCTGTTCGATCAAGCGATCCCATCGCCATGCTCAAGGCGATGAAGAACAAGGTCGAGATCAAGGGCACCGTGACCGCGCATCGCCGTGATGCCGTGGCGCTGGCCAAGTTTCTGGCATGGGTCGATCGGGAAGCGCCGAAAGGCGGCCTCACCGAGATCGACACGGTGGAAGCGCTGGAAACGTTTCGTCGCGGCACCGGCGCGCTGAAGGATGTGTCGTTCCCGACCATCGCCGGCACCGGGCCGAATGGCGCCATCGTGCATTATCGCGTCACCCGAAAGAGCAACCGCCGCATCGCGCCGGGCGATCTGCTGCTGATCGATTCCGGTGCACAATATGAAGACGGCACCACCGACGTCACCCGCACCATCGCCATCGGCGAGCCCACCGACGAGATGCGCGACCGCTTCACCCGCGTGCTGCGCGGGCATATCGCGATTGCACGCGCGGTGTTTCCCGATGGCACGACAGGCGCACAGATCGATTCCTTCGCGCGCCAATTCCTGTGGCATGCCGGACTGGATTTCGCCCATGGCACCGGACATGGCGTCGGCAGCTATCTGTCGGTGCATGAAGGCCCGGCGCGCATTTCCAAGCTCGGCACCACGCCGCTGAAGCGCGGCATGATCCTGTCCAACGAGCCCGGCTACTACAAAACCGACGCCTTCGGCATCCGCATCGAGAATCTCGAACTGGTGGTGGAAGCCAGGATTGAGGGCGCCGAACAGCCGATGAACGAATTCGAGACGCTGACACTGGCGCCGATCGATCGCCGCCTGATCAACGCGCATCGGATCAGCAAGCGCGAGCTGAGCTGGATCAACGACTATCACGCCCGCGTCCGCCGCGAGATCACGCCATTGCTCGATGACGAGGAAACGCGCACCTGGCTGCATGCGGCGACCGAGCCGCTGGTTTCTTCCGAATGA